The genomic interval TCACTCAagtcatcttcgtcgtcctcctggTGAAGCTGCATCAGTGATTCGGACACACGCAGGATCACCTCGCGCGGGTTGCCCAGGCGTGCGACATCGTGCAGGCATTCCGTGGATGCCGGCAACATGGGCAGGAGCAGCTTGACCAAGTCCCAGCCGATGTTGGTGGTAAGCTTCTCATCTTGCAGCAGGGTGTGGAGTAATGGCAGACGCTGAGGGGTTAACTGGTACTCGAGGAGGGTGCAGTAGGTGAGGTAGTCGGTATTGGGTGGCAAGGCCTGGACCAGCGGGTCGTCGGACTGCATGGTGGTTGATGGTGAGGACACGACAGAATGGCGGGGCGAAGTTGAGATTAGGAACATTGGTGATGTCATGCGGGAGGGTCTGTTCGCCTGATCTAGAATTCGGTGTTTGTTGATTTTCAGGTACGCTATATAATTATTGGCGTGGATCTACCCTACCCATAATTCTATTTTGATGGTATACTCTTGACGATGACCATTCGCGACAGTGCACGTTCTGCGGTGCATGCCTTGAGTGGCATGGTATGTGATGTCGGTGCGAActgctggtcaacaacaAGAGAATCATCCTGCCCAAGCCATAGTCAATGCGAGTAAATACTCTACACAGTGCATATGCTGCCGTTGACCAATCTGGCTGGCGGGTGAATAAATCCAAGTGCCAACCCATGTCTCCTTCTCGCTTTCCTACCTTGGGTCTCGCTCAATCAATTTCTCTGTCTTCACCCCCGTGCGGTTCCGCCTACAtccggccagcagcttcaggGGAGAGATTTCCTGGTCCCTAGAAACTCGCTCTACATCTTGGCAGTTTTTCCCTCCTGACACTCCCTGTCCGACCTGTCTCTCCTTTCCCAGCATCATTGCAGGCTTCGATCGGCAGGATCGTTTGACAATCCTCATAGATCTGTGCGACCAAGATGCAGTCCGACTATACTCTGTCCCCCTCGACGCACATCCCACCCCGCCCGGCTGTTGACGAGCTCCTGACTAAGTCTTCCTCCACTATAAAACCCAGCACCTCATCTCATATCCTCAAAATCCAACACCGTGGTCCCATCCGACGCGCCATCGACCGTGTGCGCTTGGAGTACTACCGCTACGAGGTCACTTTCGGGCTCTATGTGATGACACCGGGCGAGAAGCTCGTGACCAATACTTTCGTCATCGTGATTCTGACACTCCTGCTGTGGGCACTACTTCTATACTTCCCGCCACTACTCTATCAAAAGCTTGGCCGCCTCGTGTGGCTGCTGACGGGCCacagcggcgaggaagtAAGCGCCGTCTTGGACATTTTCAGCAAGTACAGCAACCCGTTAATTCCAACGTCTATGACCGAGAACGCCATGGCCGTGTGAGAGTCTCGAAGAGTCGACCGACCCTGCGTGCCTCACGGTATAGATACGAGGTCGAGATGCGACAGACTTCCAACCGGACGGTCTTTTCGCACAAGCATCCTCACATCCAGCACAACATCCGAAAAACGCTGATTGCTTGggtctttttgttttcttcttctccttcctcttcttcttggcgtTTGGGAGGAGATCATACCACATTCGTTCGACCGCTACACAATCTCGCCACTTAAACCTAATAACGTGTACCAGATGGGGCCCTCAATGACCCGACGGTCTACGACCAAAAATGAGCACCGCGTGGAAGACAGGGCCCCATTTTGTGTTTCTTCTGATTCTGTTTGCTCCGGCCTGGACGGCCTTGCCTCGGGCTCGTGTACGGATAGATGGCCGATCACATTGCTACTAATTATATTACTAATATCGAATCAAGCCACAGTCGTGTTTGGTTTGTAAAGTTGGTATCTGATTGTTTGGCAAGTAGAATAGGCCTTATAGCCAGCGATTGACCTGTCACTAACTAATGTCCACCATGACTAGGGGCCAAACGCATTACATATAATCAAACTGACTGGCTCAGTTTATTCCCAGTAGCGCCTGGATTAGAGGGTATCCTCCATTTTGGCATTACAAGCTGCAATTGATAGCTAAGCATTGTCTACATGGGTCACCAGCTCTCTCGCTCTCAAGAAGAACGCAGTCCTCGTGGCGGGAGTTTGTATAGTAAAAGTGCCTCACTAGCTTGATCTACCTCACTGAACCACAAATCTGTCTATCAACAGGATATCAATAATTAGTATTCATGGGGCTAGCTTATATACAAGAGTCAAAAGTTATGCAAAAATCTACAAGCTGGGCTTTATGCTCTCCGATCACTTGAACATGCAAAGCACTCTCGCGAGGCTGCACGGCAGGGACCCAACGACAACTGGAATCCTCTTATGCGTTTACAAATAGATCTTATGACGTGGGTACATGAATTAAACTCCATGGTCCTCCCGTCGGGCACACAGAATGACATCAACACGTCACCATGGCCCCCCAGCAGGTGGATCGAGGCCTTGTGATGTAGCTTAGTCTTCAGTGTATGTACAACAATAG from Penicillium psychrofluorescens genome assembly, chromosome: 5 carries:
- a CDS encoding uncharacterized protein (ID:PFLUO_007551-T1.cds;~source:funannotate) — its product is MQSDYTLSPSTHIPPRPAVDELLTKSSSTIKPSTSSHILKIQHRGPIRRAIDRVRLEYYRYEVTFGLYVMTPGEKLVTNTFVIVILTLLLWALLLYFPPLLYQKLGRLVWLLTGHSGEEVSAVLDIFSKYSNPLIPTSMTENAMAV